The region TGTATTTTTCTGGACGAGGCGGTGAGCGGGGCGAAATTGGATCGTCCGGCGCTGGATCGGTTACGAGACCGAGAAGGTGAAGGCTGTTACCAGGTGGTGATCTGCCTGAGTCCAGATCGGTTGGCGAGGGTGTACATGTTGCAGGTGCTTCTGCTGGAAGAATCCCGGCAAGCCAGGATACAAATGTTGTTTGTGAACCAGCCTCCGGTAGGTGATAGCCCGCAGAGCCAACTGTTGTTCGGCATTCAAGGGTTGTTTGCCGAGTATGAACGGGCTGTGATTGCCGAACGGATGCGGCGAGGGCGTCTGCATTGCGCACGTCAGGGAGCAATGGTCAACGCAAAGACCCCATATGGGTATGATTACGTGCCCAAACAGGGAGGGAAGGCGGGCGTTGGAAATCAATGCCGAAGAAGCCAGGGTCGTGCGTCAAATTTACGCCTGGTATACCCAATCCGAGCCGATGACTATTCAAGAAATCACAGATCGCTTGAATCGAGACGGCCTCCAACAGCGTCGCAGGAAGTGCTGGCGCAGTAGCCTGATTGGAAACATCCTGCGACAAACCCAATATACCGGATTGGCTTACTACAATCGCACCGAAAAGGTGTATCATGAGGTGGGGCGATTGCGTAAAATTGGGCATGGCAAGCGTCTTTGCCCGGTGGTATGCTTCGCCCCACAGAAGAATGGATTGCCATTCCCGTCCCCAGCATTTTGGACAAGGATATCTGGCGCATGGCACAAGAACGACTGAAAACGAACCA is a window of Candidatus Amarolinea dominans DNA encoding:
- a CDS encoding recombinase family protein; amino-acid sequence: MRQIYAWYTQSEPMTIQEITDRLNRDGLQQRRRKCWRSSLIGNILRQTQYTGLAYYNRTEKVYHEVGRLRKIGHGKRLCPVVCFAPQKNGLPFPSPAFWTRISGAWHKND
- a CDS encoding recombinase family protein encodes the protein CIFLDEAVSGAKLDRPALDRLRDREGEGCYQVVICLSPDRLARVYMLQVLLLEESRQARIQMLFVNQPPVGDSPQSQLLFGIQGLFAEYERAVIAERMRRGRLHCARQGAMVNAKTPYGYDYVPKQGGKAGVGNQCRRSQGRASNLRLVYPIRADDYSRNHRSLESRRPPTASQEVLAQ